A portion of the Hylaeus volcanicus isolate JK05 unplaced genomic scaffold, UHH_iyHylVolc1.0_haploid 12237, whole genome shotgun sequence genome contains these proteins:
- the LOC128884419 gene encoding uncharacterized protein LOC128884419 isoform X3, with the protein MIYLLPAICLYIKLVEATNISSGFLMTLSYINGSSKNSSPKCLMRETFSKIPIVKSVSCTALFSENPAAHWYWFEDGTIRTKDNFCLTRNPSLASRTPLPLRIPIYLEGCSKNKAYRQQQWQHHENRFLPCHEKKKVADNIVQLSEWSQTTLIGEPISLLDKYNYQRPIDENSMRFIEARRFIPNDSEDIPRIQSYSQLSFNKSKELNSWIEKINLIVKDIYHDFHSTPAHIGRGAAFQIRESTTLEESATLLLPKFKLTPELLDNVEINNGVPLSVRASGYIVAPEDGNYSFFVSDLNSQLKLTVNGQNIINQWAAPLLGYVKSSPSLPVKQGDVLHVDISATGVMGLPQFTLKWMINEKEPMEEIPVDKISPSLLEPICPLSTIKRISCSTTFEKIESKQKVNKVKCPSGCLFSKNKIPPIYGSPGCYSLSSSVCMAAIHSGVISERGGAILIEIDREIEKAQYEGVPGFIIASEDGPADSGNFHSLKISVTNVNLFACLSGCGSVSMPVEDTSVNFLEEVEVVNLNDILNKKIVDAKWSGMKGIPTGYKFLLLGRQESNSNYITNVRLECDNSPSQNLFGSLRENSVEIGTDARLLYSLSIDKPTMILANMFLITSGSETDPLPVSSNWNRFTCQTLEQTISLYVQYTERTHEALYPSATIECETSFADLASPLSTFVVQCPRFCIKSLAPVIGHHTYAAGSSVCRSAIHAGVIAHAGGNVMVTRLPISEIVSWSSNRNGITSQKETRKTTLFTVDINSGRHCLYPENTGNLVHFPQSSPDNKSWESFRQKHQTIRPHNFSFSTVKKTNELWNFRQEPKLSSDSIVSSNIANETEHIANTLQQTTIKLEHYNDAIKLIESLIHTKLREIEQSILQLETELSTSSPKGPPAFSDYDKSNVLYNDWLVVDAPDAALGPSAWYLSTQTSEGLVKGLYQTSSIVSNTSYGSFLVYRHHSYNKGFISARFQLSDEGYGTFGFIVKYFNDKNFIALDISKVASGDCFISIRQMENGILSPPHNPVTYTLPTSRWIRASADFSPSLIRFFVNDGEVKTGLKLKKAFMGGYVGFLTRGLSSQTHVIWDTILCGPLWEESTFSLQNAFGSEYEKLQSITLSDNTTEVNPMFPLPVHHNITSIPSNENAFPTFNATTELYINDENMDAYQK; encoded by the exons aTGATTTACCTATTACCAGCCATATGTCTTTATATAAAACTTGTTGAAGCCACCAATATATCCAGCGGTTTTTTGATGACGCTTTCTTATATAAATGGCTCTAGTAAAAATTCTTCTCCAAAATGTTTGATGAGggaaacattttctaaaattcctaTCGTGAAAAGTGTTTCATGTACAGCacttttttcagaaaatcCTGCGGCTCACTGGTATTGGTTTGAGGATGGAACTATTAGaacaaaagataatttttgtttgacaaGAAATCCTTCACTAGCCTCACGTACTCCACTCCCACTGCGTATTCCTATATATCTTGAGGGatgtagtaaaaataaagcATATCGCCAACAACAATGGCAACATCATGAGAATCGTTTTTTACCCtgccatgaaaaaaaaaaggttgcAGACAACATTGTGCAGTTATCTGAATGGAGTCAAACCACTCTTATTGGAGAACCAATAAGTCTATTGGATAAATACAACTACCAGCGACCTATCGACGAAAATTCAATGAGGTTTATAGAGGCTCGTCGCTTTATACCGAATGATTCGGAGG ATATACCGCGAATACAATCGTACTCACAACTATCTTTCAACAAATCAAAAGAACTGAATTCATggattgaaaaaatcaatttaatagTAAAAGATATTTACCACGATTTCCACTCTACACCAGCCCATATAGGTCGAG gAGCTGCCTttcaaat AAGAGAGTCAACTACATTGGAAGAATCAGCCACGTTATTGTTACCAAAATTTAAGTTGACTCCTGAATTGCTTGATAACGTTGAAATCAATAATGGAGTTCCTCTAAGCGTTCGTGCATCTGGCTATATAGTTGCTCCAGAG gatggaaattattctttttttgttagtGATTTAAATAGCCAATTGAAATTGACGGTCAATggacaaaatattatcaatcAATGGGCAGCACCGCTTTTGGGCTACGTCAAATCGTCTCCATCTCTTCCCGTTAAACAAGGAGATGTACTGCACGTTGATATAAGCGCAACAGGTGTTATGGGGTTGCCGCAATTCACTTTGAAATGGATGATTAATGAAAAAGAACCCATGGAAGAG ATACCTGTTGATAAAATTTCTCCAAGCCTCCTTGAACCCATTTGTCCTTTAAGTACAATAAAACGTATCTCTTGTTCGACTACTTTTGAAAAG atagaaagtaaacaaaaagtaaacaagGTAAAGTGTCCTAGTGGATGTCTTTTTAGTAAAAACAAGATTCCTCCTATCTATG GAAGTCCTGGTTGCTATTCTTTATCCAGTTCTGTTTGCATGGCtg cTATCCACAGTGGAGTTATTTCCGAGAGAGGTGGAGCGATTCTTATCGAAATTGATAGGGAAATTGAAAAGGCTCAATATGAAG GTGTTCCAGGGTTTATTATAGCATCTGAAGATGGCCCGGCTGATTCAggtaattttcattcgttgaaAATCTCAGTTActaatgttaatttatttgcgTGTTTATCAGGCTGTGGCTCTGTATCGATGCCTGTGGAGGATACTTCAGTAAACTTTTTAGAGGAAGTAGAAGTTGTGAATTTGAACG ATATACTTAACAAAAAGATAGTTGATGCAAAATGGTCTGGAATGAAGGGTATTCCTACAggttacaaatttttgttgttgggGAG ACAAGAAAGTAACTCGAACTATATTACAAATGTTCGACTAGAATGCGATAATTCTCCATCGCAAAACCTTTTTGGTAGTTTAAGAGAAAACTCCGTTGAGATTGGTACCGACGCGCGTTTACTCTATAGTCTCTCCATTGATAAGCCG acaatGATTTTGGCTAATATGTTTCTCATCACGAGTGGATCAGAAACCGATCCTTTACCTGTATCAAGCAATTGGAATCGTTTCACATGTCAAACATTAGAACAAACCATTTCTCTATACGTTCAA tatacCGAACGAACGCACGAAGCACTGTATCCAAG TGCAACGATTGAATGTGAAACAAGCTTTGCGGACCTTGCTTCCCCTTTGTCTACCTTTGTCGTGCAATGTCCTCGCTtttgt atCAAAAGTCTTGCGCCAGTAATAGGTCATCACACATATGCG GCAGGCAGTTCTGTGTGTCGATCAGCAATTCATG CTGGCGTTATAGCTCATGCTGGAGGCAATGTCATGGTAACAAGGTTACCAATATCAGAGATCGTTTCATGGAGTTCAAATCGCAAcg GAATTACGTCACAAAAAGAAACTAGAAAAACTACCTTGTTTACCGTGGATATAAATTCAGGAAGGCACTGCCTTTATCCTGAGAATACTGGAAACCTTGTTCACTTTCCTCAAAGTTCGCCGGACAATAAAAGTTGGGAATCGTTTCGTCAAAAACATCAAACTATAAGACCACATAATTTTTCCTTCTCTACTGTCAAAAAGACTAATGAATTGTGGAACTTTCGTCAAGAGCCAAAGCTCTCCTCAG ATTCAATCGTTTCGTCTAATATTGCAAACGAAACAGAACATATTGCAAATACTCTTCAACAAACTACGATCAAACTGGAACATTATAACGACGCAATCAAGCT AATTGAATCCCTTATACATACAAAACTAAGAGAGATT GAACAAAGTATACTTCAACTAGAAACGGAATTAAGCACTAGTTCACCAAAAGGACCTCCAGCATTCTCAG ATTACGACAAATCAAACGTTTTGTATAACGACTGGCTTGTTGTGGACGCTCCTGATGCAGCTCTTGGCCCTTCTGCATGGTATTTATCCACACAAACTAGTGAAGGGTTAGTAAAGGGATTATATCAA ACTTCATCTATTGTTTCCAACACGTCTTATGGTTCATTTTTGGTATACCGTCACCATTCTTACAACAAGGGATTCATAAGCGCTCGATTTCAGTTATCCGATGAAGGATACGG AACATTTGGTTTCatagtcaaatatttcaacgatAAAA ATTTTATTGCACTTGACATTTCTAAAGTAGCTTCCGGAGACTGTTTCATTTCTATTCGTCAAATGGA aaatggcATCTTGAGTCCACCACATAATCCTGTTACTTACACATTACCAACTTCTCGCTGGATTCGTGCTTCCGCAGATTTTTCACCCAGCTTAATACG attcTTTGTAAATGATGGGGAAGTCAAAACGGGTCTTAAGTTAAAGAAGGCATTCATGGGTGGTTACGTAGGATTTCTTACTAGAGGATTATCTTCACAAACTCATGTTATTTGGGATACAATTCTTTGCGGGCCTCTATgg GAAGAATctactttttctttacaaaatgcTTTTGGCTCTG AGTATGAGAAATTACAAAGCATCACGTTATCCGATAACACTACTGAAGTTAATCCCATGTTTCCCTTACCCGTCCACCATAATATTACGTCTATACCTTCTAATGAAAACGCATTTCCTACCTTCAATGCAACGACCGAGCTTTATATAAATGATGAGAACATG GATGCGTATCAGAAATGA